In Coleofasciculus sp. FACHB-T130, the following proteins share a genomic window:
- a CDS encoding acyltransferase produces the protein MNPFSKIKSKINANLTKKKCVIGKNSSVLDHNSLISHDRNKNSIILGENTHIEGQLMTFPGGKIKIGNFCYLAQGSRIWSDTLIEIKDRTIIAHNVNIFDNQTHPLAPVARHQQFVHIIQKGFPKDLNLNGKPVIIEEDVWIACNSIILRGVTIGKCSIIGAGSVVTKDVPAWTIVAGNPAQIIGKVPEGERKILNSKEVVSDRG, from the coding sequence ATGAACCCTTTCTCCAAAATTAAATCTAAAATCAATGCTAACTTAACCAAAAAAAAGTGTGTAATTGGCAAGAATTCAAGTGTTTTAGACCACAATTCACTGATAAGCCACGATCGCAATAAAAATAGTATTATTCTGGGCGAAAATACTCACATTGAAGGTCAATTAATGACTTTTCCCGGAGGAAAAATAAAAATAGGCAATTTCTGTTATTTAGCCCAAGGCTCTAGAATTTGGTCAGACACTTTAATTGAAATAAAAGATAGAACAATTATTGCTCATAATGTAAATATATTCGACAATCAAACTCATCCACTCGCTCCGGTAGCGCGTCATCAACAATTTGTTCACATTATCCAAAAAGGTTTTCCTAAAGACTTAAACCTAAATGGAAAACCAGTCATTATTGAAGAGGATGTTTGGATTGCTTGTAACTCAATTATTTTAAGAGGGGTGACGATTGGAAAATGCTCAATTATCGGTGCTGGCTCAGTCGTTACTAAAGATGTCCCTGCTTGGACGATTGTTGCGGGGAATCCAGCCCAGATTATTGGCAAAGTTCCTGAAGGTGAACGGAAGATTTTAAATAGCAAAGAAGTAGTAAGCGATCGCGGGTAA
- a CDS encoding glycosyltransferase family 2 protein: MKTPVALLIFKRPETTAKVFEVIRQAKPPKLLVVADGPRSDQPGEAEKCAAARAIIDTVDWDCEILKNYSDVNLGCGLRPATGINWIFEQVEEAILFEDDCLPHPTFFQFCEELLEKYRDDERVMSIAGTNLLGERKLPGQSYYFSCFGGNWGWASWRRAWKYFDYDIKQWPEILENRFLENYLRVPKYYLFWQKIFQDVYQNKNRSCWDYQWLLACWLQHGLKIVPEVNLITNIGFGANATHTFSTENPLGKMGIQEISFPLKHPPFMIRDVEADSLFQENFFDNRSLFTKIKNKFQKSFV, from the coding sequence ATGAAAACTCCCGTTGCTTTGTTAATCTTTAAACGACCTGAGACTACAGCCAAGGTTTTTGAGGTAATTCGTCAGGCAAAACCGCCGAAGCTTTTAGTAGTTGCTGATGGCCCTCGTAGCGATCAACCAGGTGAAGCAGAAAAGTGCGCTGCTGCTCGTGCAATTATTGACACTGTAGATTGGGATTGCGAAATTCTAAAAAATTATTCAGATGTAAATTTAGGCTGCGGTTTACGTCCAGCGACAGGTATTAATTGGATATTTGAACAAGTAGAAGAAGCCATCCTTTTCGAGGATGATTGTTTACCTCACCCAACTTTCTTTCAGTTTTGCGAGGAGTTATTAGAAAAATATCGCGATGATGAAAGGGTAATGAGTATCGCCGGAACCAATCTTTTAGGCGAACGGAAGTTACCTGGACAAAGTTATTATTTTTCTTGTTTTGGTGGAAATTGGGGTTGGGCATCTTGGCGCAGAGCCTGGAAATATTTTGATTACGACATTAAGCAATGGCCTGAAATTTTAGAGAATCGGTTCCTAGAAAATTACTTAAGAGTACCAAAATATTATTTGTTTTGGCAAAAAATATTTCAGGATGTCTACCAAAACAAAAATCGATCCTGCTGGGATTATCAATGGCTGCTAGCTTGTTGGCTTCAACATGGATTAAAGATAGTGCCTGAAGTTAATTTGATTACAAATATTGGTTTCGGAGCTAATGCAACTCACACTTTTTCTACTGAAAATCCATTAGGTAAAATGGGAATACAAGAAATTAGCTTTCCTTTAAAACACCCTCCTTTTATGATTCGGGATGTAGAAGCGGACTCCTTGTTTCAAGAAAACTTTTTTGACAATAGAAGCCTGTTTACTAAAATTAAAAATAAATTCCAAAAAAGTTTTGTTTAA
- a CDS encoding acyltransferase yields the protein MKRFIVSKLTDAQIDRIKWLGGNLKAHFSKRQNVGKNSYIDPSVHVLGWGNVKIGQNSVIGSETVIVINKREKEKISVIVGDNCFIGRRNFYSAGALIKVGDYSLIGNDCKLLGSGHEYTSPFIPYHTALTTTDGVIDIGTNCWLGVDVTILKGVQVGYGSVIGACTVVNCNIPPFSVVVGNPCRIIKRFDMRSQEWVRAKDYSEDCDQYLPGEDEYLAILKKDFPATRMPTIAVSKLFGDLD from the coding sequence ATGAAGCGCTTTATAGTATCTAAACTAACAGACGCTCAAATAGACAGGATTAAATGGCTAGGAGGTAACTTAAAAGCCCATTTTAGTAAAAGGCAAAATGTAGGTAAAAACTCTTATATCGATCCATCGGTTCATGTACTAGGGTGGGGTAATGTAAAAATTGGTCAAAATTCAGTTATCGGTTCGGAAACAGTAATTGTCATTAACAAACGAGAAAAAGAAAAAATTTCTGTCATTGTTGGTGATAACTGTTTTATCGGTCGCAGAAACTTTTATAGTGCTGGAGCTTTAATAAAAGTCGGTGACTACAGTTTAATTGGTAATGACTGTAAACTGTTAGGAAGTGGGCACGAATACACTTCCCCATTTATTCCTTATCACACTGCTTTAACAACTACTGATGGAGTAATAGACATCGGCACAAATTGCTGGCTAGGTGTAGACGTGACTATTTTGAAAGGCGTCCAAGTAGGATACGGCTCAGTCATTGGGGCTTGCACCGTAGTAAATTGTAATATTCCTCCATTCAGCGTGGTGGTAGGAAATCCATGTCGAATCATTAAAAGATTTGATATGCGATCGCAAGAGTGGGTAAGAGCTAAAGATTATTCTGAAGATTGCGATCAATATCTTCCTGGTGAAGATGAATATTTAGCAATATTAAAAAAAGATTTTCCCGCTACTAGAATGCCAACAATCGCCGTTAGCAAATTGTTCGGAGATTTAGACTGA